One segment of Saccharospirillaceae bacterium DNA contains the following:
- the glmS gene encoding glutamine--fructose-6-phosphate transaminase (isomerizing), whose amino-acid sequence MCGIVGAVAQRDVVQILLEGLKRLEYRGYDSAGVAVIGGQEQLGRLRRLGKVQALADAVAEQPLPGGTGIAHTRWATHGEPSEANAHPHVSGDIAVVHNGIIENHETLRDELKAQGYVFTSQTDTEVIAHMVERELQNAPSLLEAVMATRTLLEGAYGMVVINRKDPERMIVARSGSPLVIGYGIGEHFVASDQLALLPVTRRFAFLEEGDVAEITRNDVQVYDLKNQAVEREVKESNVEHDAGDKGEFRHYMMKEIYEQPQAIANTLEGRLVGDQLNLDALGDLSDIEQVQIIACGTSYHAGMTARYWIEELAGVACSIEIASEFRYRKSVVRPNSLLVTISQSGETADTLAALRLAKELGFAKSLTICNVPGSSLVRESDMALMTRAGAEIGVASTKAFTTQLVGLLLLTVALGRGQGLDTEGEKRIADALKRLPGLIDKSLQMNADIEKLAQQFAEKNHALFLGRGDQYPIAMEGALKLKEISYIHAEAYAAGELKHGPLALIDAEMPIVVVAPNNDLVEKLKSNIEEVRARGGELYVFADETADIRPESNMQVMAVPHCDDIVAPILYTLPLQLLSYHVAVIKGTDVDQPRNLAKSVTVE is encoded by the coding sequence ATGTGTGGTATCGTTGGCGCAGTTGCGCAAAGGGATGTCGTTCAGATTTTATTAGAAGGCCTGAAGCGCCTGGAATACCGCGGTTATGACTCGGCCGGTGTTGCCGTTATCGGCGGCCAGGAACAGCTGGGGCGTCTGCGACGCTTAGGTAAGGTTCAGGCTCTGGCCGATGCCGTTGCAGAACAGCCACTGCCAGGTGGTACCGGTATCGCCCATACCCGTTGGGCCACCCACGGCGAACCGTCTGAAGCCAACGCCCATCCACACGTGTCTGGCGATATTGCGGTGGTACATAACGGCATTATCGAAAACCATGAAACCCTGCGTGATGAATTAAAAGCTCAGGGTTATGTGTTTACCTCACAAACCGACACCGAAGTAATCGCTCATATGGTTGAGCGCGAACTGCAGAATGCACCGTCACTGCTTGAAGCCGTCATGGCGACCCGAACCTTATTGGAAGGCGCCTATGGCATGGTCGTGATCAATCGCAAAGATCCGGAGCGCATGATTGTTGCCCGTTCCGGTTCACCGCTGGTGATTGGCTATGGTATCGGCGAACATTTTGTCGCTTCCGATCAGTTAGCGCTGTTACCGGTAACCCGCCGCTTTGCCTTCCTGGAAGAAGGTGATGTGGCTGAGATCACCCGCAACGACGTTCAGGTTTACGATCTGAAGAATCAAGCGGTTGAACGTGAAGTGAAAGAAAGCAACGTTGAACACGATGCCGGTGACAAAGGTGAGTTCCGTCATTACATGATGAAGGAAATTTACGAACAACCACAGGCCATCGCCAACACACTGGAAGGCCGCCTGGTTGGCGACCAGTTGAATCTTGATGCTCTGGGCGATCTGAGCGACATCGAACAGGTACAGATTATTGCGTGTGGCACCTCTTACCATGCTGGTATGACAGCACGCTACTGGATCGAAGAACTGGCGGGCGTTGCCTGCAGTATCGAAATTGCCTCCGAATTCCGCTATCGCAAATCCGTCGTTCGCCCCAATTCACTGCTGGTCACCATTTCTCAAAGCGGCGAAACCGCGGACACCCTCGCCGCCCTGCGTCTGGCAAAAGAACTAGGCTTCGCGAAATCGCTGACCATCTGTAACGTACCAGGCTCGTCACTGGTGCGAGAGTCCGACATGGCTTTGATGACCCGCGCCGGGGCTGAAATTGGCGTGGCTTCGACCAAAGCGTTCACCACCCAACTGGTCGGTTTATTGTTATTAACGGTGGCACTGGGTCGTGGCCAGGGATTGGATACCGAAGGCGAAAAACGCATCGCGGATGCACTGAAACGCCTGCCGGGTCTGATCGACAAATCGCTGCAAATGAATGCCGATATTGAAAAACTGGCGCAGCAGTTTGCTGAAAAGAACCACGCGCTGTTCCTCGGCCGTGGCGATCAATACCCGATCGCAATGGAAGGTGCGCTTAAGCTGAAAGAGATTTCTTATATTCACGCTGAAGCCTACGCCGCAGGTGAACTGAAGCATGGCCCACTGGCGTTGATCGATGCCGAAATGCCCATTGTTGTTGTCGCACCCAATAACGATCTGGTTGAAAAGCTGAAATCAAACATTGAAGAAGTACGTGCACGTGGTGGCGAACTCTACGTGTTCGCGGATGAGACAGCGGATATTCGCCCGGAGAGCAATATGCAGGTGATGGCGGTACCGCATTGCGACGATATTGTTGCCCCGATTTTGTATACCCTGCCGTTGCAGTTGCTGAGCTACCACGTTGCCGTTATCAAAGGCACCGACGTTGACCAGCCACGCAACCTGGCAAAATCGGTGACGGTGGAGTAA